One genomic region from Pseudomonas sp. R5-89-07 encodes:
- a CDS encoding phosphoenolpyruvate carboxylase, giving the protein MAEIDTLSYLDKADSKLAAALGKAFFESRSSKDVEAFWKLLLIKQLLFELSVRSVATQIASQASLPRQLITLDPQLIAAPSGVNISLGLLCKETDQLKHSVVLVLQKLAQHVEDRGLKKPQVTAQILLELYDAVWSGSNGTDIESQIFYADSMYDALPDAHHALGLAPQDKWLTLFTWLYGDKDGRPYDTNQHTETLVVALETALRNRYIADIDSLIKDGGARHRLEEIRARLGKDQPGHFEHPAELIDALGSIRFTQPAAIDRLLLRVHAFGFHYLEIEFRENAEMFSSVVDEILSSQWLETIGLGQGQHYHQLDERARQAALEVALEDGEAQTPAVLWQGYLQRTTSIYTKKAKQYAGQDYIALMEQDPSYIRMHDARNALERFEMIDHYRDRMKIHGIAEYTSALSALEVLFLMRAAQVRDGIDIALQPEDLAGAERTLATVHELYENPLYRAHLATRGNRQYITFGPSDTGKQGGKAMHKLNMAIANQHKLIAARYGIEVVVHVIMGAEHARCNGVIAETLQEFGALEGPETRFMLAGCAEMRAHLLTRNQSVSFLSQLYRMHAEPQPQPGEDVIAGRIQRWAQVVRRYQATFFEHPALPSLLRDLARFDVVRATAKGTRPPSRIFNIKVFESRPDAIRAIPWTRALLAGGLHSELIGVGQFAQEPAAHLSKAFNEDESFHTYVKGMAYAIARTDLKCAWLTLTGSIPEKAHILSLAEALQTETVGTAEQLLASLHLEVIEGKRFVYKASTGTEPADPWRIKEGSLLNLWPSLKAEVYRKEKNLRIYRLFLIYAKSNPEFIQSSSLNDFYSGFLAAVSTDVGLVDPTSAHHFTW; this is encoded by the coding sequence TTGGCTGAAATCGATACGCTGTCGTATCTGGACAAGGCTGATTCGAAATTGGCGGCTGCCTTGGGCAAGGCGTTCTTCGAATCCCGCTCCAGTAAAGACGTCGAGGCGTTCTGGAAATTGTTGCTGATCAAACAGCTGCTGTTCGAATTGTCGGTCAGGAGTGTAGCGACCCAGATTGCCTCGCAGGCCAGCCTGCCCCGTCAGTTGATTACGCTTGACCCTCAGTTGATTGCTGCGCCGTCGGGGGTAAATATCAGCCTGGGGCTGCTGTGCAAAGAGACCGATCAGCTCAAGCATTCCGTCGTGCTGGTCTTGCAGAAATTGGCACAGCACGTCGAAGACCGCGGCCTCAAAAAGCCTCAAGTCACTGCGCAGATCCTGCTTGAGCTATACGACGCCGTATGGTCGGGCAGTAATGGCACCGATATCGAGTCGCAGATTTTTTACGCCGACAGTATGTATGACGCGTTGCCCGACGCGCATCATGCCTTGGGCCTGGCGCCACAGGACAAATGGCTGACGTTGTTCACCTGGTTATACGGCGACAAGGATGGTCGCCCCTATGACACCAATCAGCACACTGAAACCCTGGTCGTGGCGCTGGAAACTGCGCTGCGCAATCGCTACATCGCAGATATCGACAGCCTGATCAAAGACGGCGGCGCACGGCATCGCCTGGAAGAGATTCGTGCACGCCTGGGCAAGGATCAGCCCGGGCACTTCGAGCATCCCGCCGAACTGATTGACGCCCTGGGCAGTATCCGTTTTACCCAACCGGCCGCCATCGACCGTCTGCTGCTGCGGGTGCATGCGTTTGGCTTTCACTACCTGGAAATCGAGTTTCGTGAAAACGCCGAGATGTTCAGCAGCGTGGTCGATGAGATTCTTTCCAGCCAATGGCTGGAAACCATCGGGTTGGGCCAGGGCCAGCACTATCACCAACTGGATGAGCGTGCGCGGCAGGCCGCGCTTGAGGTCGCGCTGGAGGACGGGGAAGCCCAGACCCCCGCTGTGCTGTGGCAAGGGTATCTGCAACGCACTACCTCGATTTACACCAAGAAAGCCAAGCAATACGCCGGCCAGGATTACATCGCGCTGATGGAGCAGGACCCGAGCTATATCCGCATGCACGATGCGCGCAACGCGCTCGAGCGGTTTGAAATGATCGACCATTATCGCGATCGGATGAAAATCCACGGGATCGCCGAGTACACCTCGGCTCTCAGTGCGCTGGAGGTGCTGTTTTTGATGAGGGCGGCCCAGGTACGAGACGGTATCGACATCGCCCTGCAACCCGAAGACTTGGCAGGTGCCGAGCGCACGCTTGCCACGGTGCATGAGCTGTACGAAAACCCGTTGTACCGGGCGCATCTGGCAACGCGGGGCAACCGTCAGTACATCACATTTGGCCCCAGCGACACTGGCAAGCAAGGCGGCAAGGCCATGCACAAACTAAACATGGCGATTGCCAACCAGCATAAGCTGATCGCGGCCCGCTACGGTATCGAGGTGGTCGTCCACGTCATCATGGGCGCAGAACACGCACGGTGTAACGGCGTGATCGCCGAAACCTTGCAGGAGTTCGGCGCATTGGAGGGCCCGGAAACCCGGTTCATGCTGGCCGGTTGCGCAGAGATGCGTGCTCATCTGTTGACCCGCAACCAGTCCGTCAGCTTCCTCAGCCAGTTGTACCGTATGCACGCCGAGCCCCAGCCGCAGCCTGGCGAAGATGTCATTGCTGGCAGGATTCAACGCTGGGCGCAGGTGGTGCGACGCTACCAGGCGACGTTCTTCGAGCACCCGGCGCTGCCGTCGCTACTGCGGGATCTGGCGCGATTCGATGTAGTCAGGGCCACCGCCAAGGGGACCCGACCGCCTTCTCGTATCTTCAACATCAAGGTTTTCGAATCGCGACCCGATGCGATTCGGGCGATTCCCTGGACCCGCGCCTTGCTGGCCGGTGGGTTGCACAGCGAACTGATCGGCGTCGGGCAGTTCGCGCAAGAGCCGGCAGCGCACCTGTCGAAGGCCTTCAACGAGGACGAGAGCTTTCACACCTACGTCAAAGGCATGGCCTACGCCATTGCGCGGACAGATCTCAAATGCGCCTGGCTGACCTTGACCGGTAGCATCCCGGAAAAGGCTCACATCCTGTCGCTGGCTGAAGCCTTGCAGACCGAAACTGTCGGTACGGCCGAGCAACTGCTGGCCAGCCTGCACCTGGAAGTGATTGAAGGTAAACGCTTTGTGTACAAAGCCAGTACCGGCACCGAACCGGCGGACCCATGGAGAATCAAGGAAGGCAGCTTGCTCAACCTGTGGCCCAGCCTCAAGGCAGAGGTCTACCGCAAGGAAAAGAACCTGAGAATCTATCGGTTGTTTCTGATCTACGCCAAAAGCAATCCCGAGTTCATCCAGTCTTCGTCGCTGAATGATTTCTACAGCGGGTTCCTTGCGGCCGTGAGCACCGATGTGGGTCTGGTCGATCCCACAAGCGCCCACCATTTCACCTGGTGA
- a CDS encoding Hsp20 family protein yields MATTLSLAPLFRQSVGFDRFNDLFESALRSEAPNSYPPHNVEKHGDDAYRIVIAVAGLTEEDLDIQVERGVLTVSGGKRETDEKVAYLHQGIAQRAFRLSFRLADHIEVRGASLTNGLLSIDLLREVPEEAKPKRITIGGEAKPELRQVSLQ; encoded by the coding sequence ATGGCTACTACCCTTTCGTTGGCCCCACTGTTCCGTCAATCGGTGGGCTTTGACCGCTTCAATGACCTGTTCGAGTCGGCGCTGCGCAGCGAGGCTCCGAACTCCTATCCACCTCACAACGTGGAAAAGCACGGTGACGACGCGTACCGCATTGTCATCGCCGTGGCTGGCCTGACCGAGGAGGATCTGGATATCCAGGTCGAAAGGGGCGTTCTGACGGTTTCCGGCGGAAAACGCGAAACCGACGAGAAGGTCGCTTACCTGCACCAGGGCATTGCCCAGCGTGCTTTCCGGCTGTCGTTCCGCCTGGCGGACCACATCGAAGTACGCGGCGCATCGCTGACCAACGGGTTGCTGAGCATCGACCTGCTGCGTGAGGTGCCTGAAGAGGCCAAACCCAAACGCATCACGATTGGTGGCGAGGCCAAGCCTGAGCTGCGTCAGGTGAGTTTGCAGTGA
- the treS gene encoding maltose alpha-D-glucosyltransferase has translation MTAADNDHVNWLVQRSMLHAARQRAKLYSGQGRMWQQPFAQTRPRDASALSSVWFTAYPASIVTREDGTVLEALGDEALWHALSKIGIQGIHNGPLKKSGGLSGTDYTPTIDGNFDRISFDIDPQLGTEAQLQALTRMAAAHNAVIIDDVIPSHTGKGADFRLAEMAYEDYPGLYHMVEIREEDWPLLPEVAEGRDAQNLTPQQVDALRDKHYIVGQLQRVIFFEPGVKETDWSATPVVVGVDGKPRRWVYLHYFKEGQPSLNWLDPSFAAQQMIIGDALHAIDVMGAKILRLDANGFLGVERKLDGSAWSESHPLSITGNQLLGGAIRKAGGFSFQELNLTVDDIASMSHGGADLSYDFITRPAYQHALLMGDAEFLRLMLRQMHSLGIDPGSLIHALQNHDELTLELVHFWTLHAHDSFMFQGQTFPGNILREHIREQMYERLTGEHAPYNLKFVTNGVSCTTASIITAALGIRDLEAITAADIQQIRQIHLLLVMYNAMQPGVFALSGWDLVGALPLAADEVAHLMGDGDTRWIHRGAYDLVDLNPDAELSAGQMPRSRSLYGSLNSQLQDPDSFASQLQKILGVRRAYDIAASRQILIPDVEHPGLLVMVHELPAGKGTQITALNFGATPITESLHLPNIAPGPVVDIINERVEGDLTEEGTFTITLDAYEGLALRVVSSTPM, from the coding sequence ATGACGGCGGCGGACAACGATCATGTGAATTGGCTGGTGCAGCGCTCCATGCTGCACGCGGCGCGCCAGCGGGCCAAGCTCTATTCGGGGCAGGGGCGGATGTGGCAGCAGCCCTTCGCGCAAACCCGGCCGCGTGATGCGTCTGCCTTGTCTTCGGTATGGTTCACCGCCTACCCGGCCTCGATCGTCACCCGCGAAGACGGCACCGTGCTGGAAGCGCTGGGGGACGAGGCGTTGTGGCATGCGTTGTCGAAGATCGGCATCCAGGGCATTCACAACGGGCCGTTGAAGAAGTCCGGCGGTCTGTCCGGCACTGACTATACGCCGACCATCGACGGCAACTTCGACCGCATCAGCTTCGACATCGACCCGCAACTGGGCACCGAGGCGCAGCTGCAGGCGCTGACGCGCATGGCCGCCGCGCACAATGCGGTAATCATCGACGACGTAATTCCCTCGCACACCGGCAAGGGCGCGGACTTTCGTCTGGCCGAAATGGCCTATGAAGACTACCCGGGCCTGTACCACATGGTGGAAATCCGCGAAGAAGACTGGCCGCTATTGCCGGAGGTCGCCGAGGGGCGTGACGCGCAGAATCTCACCCCGCAGCAGGTGGATGCGCTGCGCGACAAGCATTACATCGTCGGCCAGTTGCAGCGGGTGATTTTCTTCGAACCTGGCGTGAAGGAAACCGACTGGAGCGCCACGCCTGTCGTCGTGGGTGTCGATGGCAAACCACGACGCTGGGTGTACCTGCATTACTTCAAGGAAGGCCAGCCGTCGCTGAACTGGCTCGATCCGTCGTTTGCCGCCCAGCAGATGATCATCGGTGACGCGCTGCATGCCATTGATGTGATGGGCGCGAAGATCCTGCGCCTGGACGCCAACGGCTTCCTCGGGGTGGAGCGCAAGCTCGACGGCAGCGCCTGGTCGGAAAGCCATCCGCTGTCGATCACCGGCAACCAGTTGCTGGGCGGGGCGATTCGCAAGGCGGGCGGTTTCAGTTTCCAGGAGCTCAACCTCACCGTCGACGACATTGCCTCCATGTCCCACGGCGGCGCCGACCTGTCCTACGACTTCATCACCCGGCCGGCCTACCAGCACGCGTTATTGATGGGCGACGCCGAATTCCTGCGCCTGATGTTGCGCCAGATGCACAGCCTGGGCATCGACCCTGGCTCGCTGATCCACGCCCTGCAAAACCACGACGAACTGACCCTGGAGTTGGTGCATTTCTGGACGCTGCACGCCCATGACAGCTTTATGTTCCAGGGCCAGACCTTCCCCGGCAACATCCTGCGCGAGCACATCCGCGAGCAGATGTACGAACGCCTGACTGGCGAACACGCGCCGTACAACCTGAAATTCGTCACCAACGGCGTGTCCTGCACTACCGCCAGCATCATCACCGCAGCCCTGGGCATTCGCGACCTGGAGGCGATCACTGCGGCCGACATCCAGCAGATCCGCCAGATCCACTTGCTGCTGGTGATGTACAACGCCATGCAGCCTGGGGTGTTTGCACTGTCCGGTTGGGACCTGGTGGGCGCGCTGCCGTTGGCGGCCGACGAAGTAGCGCATTTGATGGGCGATGGCGACACGCGCTGGATTCATCGTGGCGCCTACGACCTGGTCGACCTCAACCCCGACGCCGAACTGTCGGCCGGGCAGATGCCGCGTTCCAGAAGCCTGTATGGCAGCTTGAACAGCCAATTGCAGGACCCGGACTCATTCGCCTCGCAACTGCAAAAGATCCTCGGCGTGCGCCGCGCCTACGACATCGCCGCCAGTCGTCAGATTCTGATCCCGGACGTCGAGCATCCAGGGCTGCTGGTCATGGTGCATGAGTTGCCGGCCGGCAAGGGAACGCAGATTACCGCGCTGAATTTCGGCGCCACGCCGATCACCGAATCCCTGCACCTGCCCAACATTGCACCGGGGCCGGTGGTGGATATCATCAATGAGCGTGTGGAAGGGGATCTGACAGAGGAGGGGACGTTTACGATTACGCTGGATGCCTACGAGGGGCTGGCGTTGCGGGTGGTGAGCAGTACACCGATGTAA
- a CDS encoding AraC family transcriptional regulator — protein MVQQVFASLFQGGRPHSIEQLLTGAAQLLPLLDVIPNAAIFIKDIDARYVLANRTLVQRCGLRQLQPLLGKTSAEVFPAQLGPGYTEQDRRVLQEGLVLEDQLELHLYGSREPGWCLTHKWPLYNDSGTIIGLAGISVDLQSASEAHPAYQRLAAVDEHIRTHFNRRVTLGELTRIAGISVAQLERYCKRVFHLTPRQMIQKVRLEHAHRLLHTELPITEVALQCGYTDHSAFTRQFKASTGFTPRQYRQATQGLI, from the coding sequence ATGGTGCAGCAGGTGTTTGCGAGTCTCTTCCAGGGCGGTCGTCCCCACAGCATCGAGCAGTTGCTGACCGGCGCGGCGCAGCTGTTGCCATTGTTGGACGTGATCCCCAACGCTGCGATTTTCATCAAGGACATCGACGCCCGCTACGTGCTCGCCAACCGCACCCTGGTGCAGCGCTGCGGCCTGCGGCAACTGCAACCGCTGCTGGGCAAGACCAGCGCCGAAGTGTTCCCCGCGCAACTGGGGCCGGGCTATACCGAGCAGGACCGACGGGTGCTGCAGGAGGGGCTGGTGCTGGAAGACCAGCTTGAACTGCACCTTTACGGCAGCCGCGAACCGGGCTGGTGCCTCACCCACAAATGGCCGCTGTATAACGACAGTGGCACCATCATCGGCCTGGCCGGCATTTCGGTCGACCTGCAATCGGCCAGCGAAGCCCACCCCGCCTACCAACGCCTGGCGGCGGTGGACGAGCACATCCGCACGCACTTCAACCGGCGCGTCACCCTCGGTGAGCTGACGCGCATCGCCGGCATCTCCGTGGCGCAGCTGGAGCGCTACTGCAAACGCGTGTTCCACCTCACGCCCCGGCAAATGATTCAGAAGGTGCGGCTGGAGCATGCCCATCGATTGCTGCACACCGAACTGCCGATTACCGAGGTGGCGTTGCAGTGCGGGTACACCGACCATAGCGCGTTTACCCGCCAGTTCAAGGCGTCGACGGGGTTCACGCCCAGGCAGTACCGTCAGGCAACGCAAGGCTTGATATAG
- a CDS encoding APC family permease: protein MSGQGKFKKQLSLMDLTFIGLGAIFGSGWLFAASHVSAIAGPAGIISWLIGGFAVLLLGIVYCELGAALPRAGGVVRYPVYSHGPLLGYLMGFITLIAFSSLVAIEVVASRQYAAAWFPELTKVGSSDPTTLGWLVQFALLCLFFILNYRSVKTFAIANNLVSVFKFIVPLLVIGVLFTFFKPANFQLQGFAPFGLSGIEMAVSAGGVIFAYLGLTPIISVASEVKNPQRTIPIALILSVLLSTAIYVLLQTAFLGGVPTEMLANGWAGISKELALPYRDIALALGVGWLAYLVVADAVISPSGCGNIYMNATPRVVYGWAQTGTFFKIFTHIDEKSGIPRPALWLTFGLSVFWTLPFPSWEALINVVSAALILSYAVAPVTVAALRRNAPQLARPFRVKGMAVLGPLSFIIAALIVYWSGWSTVSWLLGLQILMFVVYLLCARWVPTAHLNLKQQVRSSAWLIGFYAVTILLSKLGSFGGIGLISHPFDTIVVAVCALGIYYWGAATGVPAHLVRLESEDDESEAVSDDHYSTPLSAATH, encoded by the coding sequence ATGTCAGGCCAAGGCAAGTTCAAGAAACAGCTGTCACTGATGGACCTCACCTTTATCGGGCTGGGGGCCATCTTCGGTTCGGGTTGGTTGTTCGCCGCCAGCCATGTCTCTGCAATCGCCGGTCCCGCCGGGATTATTTCCTGGCTGATCGGCGGGTTCGCGGTGCTGTTGCTGGGCATTGTCTACTGCGAACTCGGCGCCGCCCTGCCCCGCGCCGGTGGCGTGGTGCGTTACCCGGTGTATTCCCACGGCCCGCTGCTGGGCTACCTGATGGGCTTTATCACGCTGATCGCGTTTTCAAGCCTGGTGGCGATTGAAGTGGTCGCCTCGCGCCAATACGCCGCGGCGTGGTTTCCGGAGCTGACCAAGGTAGGCTCCAGCGACCCGACCACCCTGGGCTGGCTGGTGCAGTTCGCCTTATTGTGCCTGTTCTTCATCCTCAACTACCGCAGCGTGAAGACCTTCGCCATCGCCAACAACCTGGTGAGCGTGTTCAAGTTCATCGTGCCGTTGCTGGTGATCGGCGTGCTGTTCACCTTCTTCAAACCGGCGAATTTCCAGCTGCAGGGCTTTGCGCCGTTCGGGCTGTCGGGCATCGAGATGGCGGTGTCGGCCGGCGGGGTGATCTTCGCCTACCTGGGCCTGACGCCGATCATTTCGGTGGCCAGTGAAGTGAAGAACCCGCAACGCACGATACCGATTGCTTTGATCCTCTCGGTGCTGCTGTCGACGGCCATCTACGTGCTGTTGCAAACCGCATTCCTGGGCGGCGTGCCTACGGAGATGCTCGCCAATGGTTGGGCCGGGATCAGCAAGGAACTGGCGCTGCCCTATCGCGATATCGCCCTGGCACTCGGCGTGGGCTGGCTGGCCTACCTGGTGGTGGCCGATGCGGTGATCTCCCCCAGCGGCTGCGGCAATATCTACATGAATGCCACCCCGCGCGTGGTGTATGGCTGGGCGCAGACTGGCACCTTCTTCAAGATTTTCACCCACATCGACGAGAAGTCCGGCATCCCGCGCCCGGCGTTGTGGCTGACCTTTGGCCTGTCGGTGTTCTGGACCCTGCCCTTCCCGTCCTGGGAAGCGCTGATCAACGTGGTTTCCGCCGCGCTGATCCTGAGTTACGCCGTGGCCCCGGTCACCGTCGCCGCGCTGCGCCGCAATGCACCGCAGCTGGCGCGCCCGTTCCGGGTCAAGGGCATGGCGGTACTCGGCCCGCTGTCGTTCATCATCGCCGCATTGATTGTGTACTGGTCCGGCTGGAGCACGGTGTCCTGGTTGCTCGGCCTGCAAATCCTGATGTTCGTGGTGTACCTGTTGTGCGCACGCTGGGTGCCCACCGCCCACCTGAATCTCAAGCAACAAGTGCGTTCGTCGGCCTGGCTGATCGGCTTTTATGCGGTGACTATCCTGCTCTCCAAGCTCGGCAGTTTCGGCGGCATCGGCCTCATCAGCCACCCGTTCGACACTATCGTCGTGGCGGTCTGCGCCCTGGGCATTTACTACTGGGGCGCCGCCACCGGCGTACCGGCCCACCTGGTGCGCCTGGAAAGCGAAGACGATGAAAGCGAAGCCGTCAGCGATGACCACTACAGCACCCCGCTCTCTGCGGCCACTCACTGA
- a CDS encoding 4-hydroxyproline epimerase translates to MKRLHVIDSHTGGEPTRLIMNGFPTLAGATIADQLEDLRNHHDQWRRACLLEPRGNDVLVGALYCAPVSPGATCGVIFFNNAGYLGMCGHGTIGLVASLHYLGLIEPGVHTLDTPVGPVAATLHDDGAVTLRNVPAYRYRRQVSVDVPGHGRVAGDIAWGGNWFFLVSEHGQALQMSNVDALTDYTWAMLKALEAQGIHGADGALIDHIELFADDADADSRNFVMCPGKAYDRSPCGTGTSAKLACLAADGTLSPGEPWVQASITGSQFQARYEWDGERVRPFITGRAHMTADSTLLIDEQDPFAWGI, encoded by the coding sequence ATGAAACGCCTGCACGTAATCGACTCCCACACCGGCGGCGAACCCACGCGCCTGATCATGAACGGCTTCCCCACGCTGGCGGGCGCGACGATCGCCGATCAGCTCGAGGACCTGCGCAACCACCACGATCAATGGCGGCGCGCCTGCCTGCTGGAACCGCGTGGCAACGATGTACTGGTGGGTGCGCTGTACTGCGCGCCGGTCAGCCCCGGCGCGACCTGCGGTGTGATTTTCTTCAACAACGCCGGCTACCTCGGCATGTGCGGCCACGGCACCATCGGCCTGGTCGCCTCGTTGCATTACCTGGGGCTTATCGAGCCCGGCGTGCACACCCTCGACACACCGGTAGGCCCGGTGGCGGCCACCCTGCACGACGACGGCGCGGTGACCCTGCGCAATGTCCCGGCCTATCGCTATCGCCGGCAAGTCAGCGTGGACGTGCCCGGCCATGGCCGGGTGGCGGGTGATATCGCCTGGGGCGGCAACTGGTTCTTCCTGGTGTCCGAGCACGGCCAGGCGTTGCAGATGAGCAATGTGGACGCCCTCACCGATTACACCTGGGCCATGCTCAAGGCCCTTGAGGCCCAGGGTATCCATGGCGCAGACGGCGCGCTGATCGACCACATCGAACTGTTCGCCGATGACGCCGATGCCGACAGCCGCAACTTCGTGATGTGCCCCGGCAAGGCCTATGACCGCTCGCCCTGCGGCACCGGCACCAGTGCCAAGCTTGCCTGCCTGGCCGCCGACGGCACACTCAGCCCCGGTGAGCCGTGGGTACAGGCCAGCATCACCGGCAGCCAATTCCAGGCCCGCTATGAATGGGACGGCGAACGCGTGCGCCCCTTCATCACCGGCCGCGCCCACATGACCGCCGACAGCACCTTGCTGATCGACGAGCAGGACCCTTTTGCCTGGGGCATCTGA
- a CDS encoding dihydrodipicolinate synthase family protein encodes MSDNIFTGCMPALMTPCTPARKPDFDGLVAKGRELIDIGMSAVVYCGSMGDWPLLTEAERQEGVARLVAAGVPTIVGTGAVNSREAVAHAAHAAKVGAQGLMVIPRVLSRGASATAQKAHFAAILNAAPNLPAVIYNSPYYGFATRADLFFELRREHPNLIGFKEFGGGADLRYAAENITSQDDDVTLMVGVDTQVVHGFVNCNATGAITGIGNALPREVLQLVALSKKAASGDAKARRQARELEAALAVLSSFDEGCDLVLYYKHLMVLNGDQGYALHFNETDVLSDAQRRYAEQQYALFRQWYANWSAEQNVD; translated from the coding sequence ATGAGCGACAACATTTTCACCGGCTGCATGCCCGCCCTGATGACGCCGTGCACCCCGGCGCGCAAACCGGACTTCGATGGCCTGGTGGCCAAGGGTCGCGAGCTGATCGATATCGGCATGAGCGCGGTGGTCTACTGCGGCTCCATGGGCGACTGGCCGCTGCTCACCGAAGCAGAACGCCAGGAAGGCGTGGCGCGCCTGGTGGCTGCGGGTGTGCCAACCATCGTCGGCACCGGGGCGGTCAACAGCCGTGAGGCCGTGGCCCACGCCGCGCATGCCGCCAAGGTCGGCGCGCAAGGCTTGATGGTGATTCCGCGCGTGCTGTCCCGCGGCGCCTCCGCCACCGCACAGAAGGCCCACTTCGCGGCGATCCTCAACGCGGCGCCCAACCTGCCGGCGGTGATCTACAACAGCCCGTACTACGGTTTCGCCACCCGCGCCGATCTGTTCTTCGAACTGCGCCGCGAGCACCCGAACCTGATCGGCTTCAAGGAATTCGGCGGCGGCGCCGACCTGCGCTATGCGGCAGAAAACATCACCTCCCAGGACGATGACGTGACCCTGATGGTCGGTGTCGACACCCAAGTGGTGCACGGCTTCGTCAATTGCAACGCCACCGGCGCCATCACCGGCATCGGCAATGCGCTGCCACGGGAAGTGCTGCAACTGGTGGCCTTGAGCAAAAAAGCCGCCAGTGGCGACGCCAAGGCCCGTCGCCAGGCGCGCGAGCTGGAAGCGGCGCTGGCGGTGCTGTCGTCCTTCGATGAAGGCTGCGACCTGGTGCTGTATTACAAGCACCTGATGGTACTCAATGGCGACCAGGGCTATGCGCTGCATTTTAACGAAACCGACGTACTCAGCGACGCTCAGCGCCGCTATGCCGAGCAGCAGTACGCGCTGTTCCGCCAGTGGTACGCCAATTGGTCGGCCGAGCAGAACGTCGACTGA
- a CDS encoding aldehyde dehydrogenase (NADP(+)), with amino-acid sequence MTLTGNMLIGQQSLCGTREAIRAINPATNTPLEPAYAGGDSQQVAQACALAWAAFDTYRETSLAARATFLEAIADNIEALGDALIERAVAETGLPSARIQGERGRTCGQLRSFARTVRLGEWLDVRVDTAQPQRQPLPRADLRQRHIALGPVAVFGASNFPLAFSVAGGDTASALAAGCPVIVKAHPAHPGTSELVGRAIAQAVQHCGLPDGVFSLLYDAGHEVGIALVNDPRIKAVGFTGSRSGGVALCRAAQARPEPIPVYAEMSSINPVYLFPAALQARGDALAEGFVASLTQGAGQFCTNPGLVIAVQGPALDRFISTASAALQRCPAQTMLTPGIFNAYERGASSLANHARIIAKGLPATGPNQGQPHLFVTSAETFLSNSQVQAEVFGAASLVVQCSDADQMRQVSEHLEGQLTATLHLDEADLPQAQALLPVLERKAGRLLVNGWPTGVEVCDAMVHGGPFPATSDARSTSVGTAAILRFLRPVCYQDFPDALLPTAVQHANPLRLRRLLDGSREA; translated from the coding sequence ATGACTCTGACAGGCAACATGCTGATCGGTCAGCAATCCCTTTGCGGCACTCGCGAGGCGATCCGGGCCATCAACCCGGCCACCAACACGCCACTGGAACCCGCCTATGCCGGCGGCGACAGCCAGCAGGTCGCGCAAGCCTGCGCACTGGCGTGGGCCGCGTTCGACACTTACCGTGAAACCTCCCTGGCCGCCCGCGCCACGTTTCTGGAGGCCATCGCAGACAACATCGAAGCCCTCGGTGATGCGCTGATCGAACGCGCCGTCGCCGAAACCGGTCTGCCCAGTGCGCGTATCCAGGGCGAACGCGGCCGCACCTGCGGGCAGTTGCGCAGCTTTGCCCGCACGGTGCGCCTGGGCGAATGGCTGGATGTACGGGTCGACACCGCCCAACCCCAGCGCCAGCCCCTGCCCCGTGCCGACCTGCGCCAACGCCACATTGCCTTGGGCCCGGTGGCGGTGTTCGGCGCCAGCAACTTTCCCCTGGCCTTCTCCGTGGCGGGCGGCGATACCGCCTCGGCGCTTGCCGCCGGTTGCCCGGTGATCGTCAAGGCCCACCCGGCCCACCCCGGTACCAGTGAGCTGGTGGGCCGCGCCATTGCCCAGGCGGTGCAACACTGCGGCTTGCCGGATGGTGTGTTTTCGCTGCTGTACGACGCCGGCCATGAAGTGGGTATCGCGCTGGTGAACGACCCGCGTATCAAGGCAGTCGGCTTTACCGGTTCGCGCAGCGGCGGTGTGGCGCTGTGTCGGGCGGCCCAGGCGCGCCCCGAACCGATTCCGGTGTACGCGGAAATGAGTTCGATCAACCCCGTTTACCTGTTCCCGGCCGCGCTACAAGCACGGGGCGATGCATTGGCTGAAGGTTTTGTCGCCTCACTGACCCAGGGCGCCGGCCAATTCTGCACCAACCCCGGCCTGGTGATCGCCGTGCAAGGCCCCGCCCTGGATCGTTTCATCAGCACCGCCAGCGCCGCGCTCCAGCGCTGCCCAGCCCAGACCATGCTCACTCCCGGCATCTTCAATGCCTACGAACGCGGCGCAAGCAGCTTGGCCAACCATGCGCGAATCATCGCAAAAGGCCTACCGGCAACCGGACCGAACCAGGGCCAGCCTCATCTGTTCGTGACCTCGGCCGAGACCTTCCTGAGCAATTCACAGGTGCAAGCCGAAGTCTTCGGCGCGGCCTCGCTGGTGGTGCAATGCAGCGATGCTGATCAAATGCGCCAGGTATCTGAACACCTGGAAGGCCAACTCACCGCCACCCTGCACCTGGATGAAGCTGACCTGCCACAGGCCCAGGCGTTGTTGCCGGTGCTGGAGCGCAAGGCCGGGCGCCTGCTGGTCAACGGCTGGCCGACCGGCGTGGAGGTGTGTGATGCCATGGTGCATGGCGGGCCGTTCCCGGCCACCTCGGACGCGCGCAGCACCTCGGTGGGGACAGCGGCGATCCTGCGCTTCCTGCGCCCGGTGTGCTACCAGGACTTCCCGGACGCGTTGCTGCCCACCGCCGTGCAGCACGCCAATCCCTTGCGGTTGCGCCGCTTGCTCGACGGCAGCAGAGAGGCATAG